From a single Phragmites australis chromosome 7, lpPhrAust1.1, whole genome shotgun sequence genomic region:
- the LOC133924106 gene encoding probable serine/threonine-protein kinase PBL7 — protein sequence MGCFPCFVSRRECYGAKGGGNGAAGGWAAASSSAAVGVGGREEASAAAPRVERIPAGADKARANGNAGAKKELSVLKDANSNVISAQTFTFRQLAAATRNFRDECFIGEGGFGRVYKGSLDGTGQVVAIKQLNRDGNQGNKEFLVEVLMLSLLHHQNLVNLVGYCADGDQRLLVYEYMPLGSLEDHLHDLPPDKEHLDWNTRMKIAAGAAKGLEYLHDKAQPPVIYRDFKSSNILLGEGFHPKLSDFGLAKLGPVGDKSHVSTRVMGTYGYCAPEYAMTGQLTVKSDVYSFGVVLLELITGRKAIDSTRPHGEQNLVSWARPLFSDRRKLPKMADPGLEGRYPMRGLYQALAVASMCIQSEAASRPLIVDVVTALSYLAAQAYDPNTANISKKAGGADQLSRVGDSGRVLSKNDEAGSSGHRSSNKDRDCSPRELPGITNKDLDRERMVAEAKMWGENWREKQRAAANAQGNLDASTGAG from the exons ATGGGCTGCTTCCCGTGCTTCGTCTCGAGGCGCGAGTGCTACGGCGCCAAGGGCGGCGGCAATGGCGCCGCCGGCGGGTGGGCGGCCGCGTCCTCGTCCGCTgccgtcggcgtcggcggcaGGGAGGAGGCGTCAGCGGCGGCGCCGCGCGTCGAGAGGATCCCCGCAG GGGCCGACAAAGCACGGGCGAATGGCAATGCCGGCGCGAAGAAGGAGCTTTCGGTTCTCAAGGACGCCAACAGCAATGTCATCTCCGCACAGACCTTCACCTTCCGCCAGCTTGCAGCCGCGACGAGGAACTTCAGGGATGAATGCTTCATTGGAGAGGGAGGGTTTGGGCGTGTTTACAAGGGCTCTCTGGACGGCACGGGGCAG GTTGTTGCTATCAAACAGCTCAATAGGGATGGTAATCAAGGAAACAAAGAATTTCTGGTGGAAGTTCTCATGCTCAGTTTGCTGCATCATCAAAACCTTGTTAATTTGGTTGGTTATTGTGCTGATGGAGATCAACGCCTTCTCGTGTATGAGTACATGCCCCTTGGATCATTGGAAGACCATTTGCATG ATCTCCCTCCTGACAAGGAGCACTTGGATTGGAATACTAGGATGAAAATCGCTGCAGGTGCTGCTAAAGGACTGGAGTATCTCCATGACAAGGCACAGCCACCAGTTATTTACAGGGACTTCAAGTCATCAAATATTCTATTGGGCGAGGGTTTCCATCCAAAGCTGTCAGACTTTGGTCTTGCTAAATTGGGTCCTGTTGGTGACAAGTCTCATGTCTCAACTCGTGTTATGGGAACATATGGTTATTGTGCTCCTGAATACGCTATGACAGGACAACTTACAGTTAAGTCAGATGTTTATAGCTTTGGAGTTGTCTTGCTTGAGTTGATTACTGGCCGAAAGGCCATTGACAGCACCAGACCACACGGAGAACAAAACCTTGTATCATGG GCACGGCCTCTTTTCAGTGACAGGCGAAAGCTCCCGAAGATGGCTGACCCAGGGCTGGAGGGACGATATCCTATGCGTGGGCTTTACCAGGCACTCGCAGTGGCGTCGATGTGCATTCAATCAGAGGCTGCATCACGTCCACTCATCGTCGACGTTGTGACTGCTCTTTCCTACCTGGCAGCCCAGGCATACGACCCTAACACGGCCAACATTTCCAAAAAGGCAGGCGGGGCCGACCAGCTGAGCAGGGTTGGTGACAGCGGAAGGGTGCTCTCCAAGAACGACGAGGCAGGCAGCTCCGGCCACAGGTCATCAAACAAGGACCGGGATTGCTCCCCTAGGGAGCTCCCGGGGATCACGAACAAGGACCTGGACAGGGAGCGAATGGTGGCTGAGGCGAAGATGTGGGGGGAGAACTGGCGGGAGAAGCAGCGCGCTGCTGCCAATGCGCAGGGGAACCTGGATGCTTCAACCGGAGCCGGTTAG